In Bacteroidota bacterium, a single genomic region encodes these proteins:
- a CDS encoding T9SS type A sorting domain-containing protein — MKKLLYTLSIFISSILATSAQTFTIGTGTANNLYGPIYIFSSGSTNTHSWNLSIYTQTELAASGAGTGTINSIGWYKNDAGGYLGNDATFEIYIKPTTLSDFSGGAGNFDLESVGATLVYNSSTVGLPASIGWVDFALTTPYFWNGSDNLMILTRWVRQGAGTAGVNWAGTAGFSPAVVSHSFSASATMGSLYTTANRANIHFDLTPLTVNELDASESLQVYPNPAKAQLNVSINAAAVKATLNIMNAYGQEVYTENMNQNNKQIDLSNFAPGIYTLQVKTANSVAIKKFIKTE; from the coding sequence ATGAAAAAACTTCTTTACACCCTAAGCATTTTTATAAGCAGCATTCTGGCAACTTCTGCTCAAACCTTTACCATTGGCACCGGAACTGCCAATAATTTATACGGTCCCATTTATATTTTTAGCAGTGGCAGCACCAATACACACAGTTGGAACTTGAGTATTTACACCCAAACTGAATTAGCGGCAAGTGGTGCCGGAACCGGAACCATCAACAGCATTGGATGGTACAAAAACGATGCGGGCGGCTACCTTGGAAACGATGCAACGTTTGAAATTTATATTAAACCCACCACACTTTCCGATTTTAGTGGAGGTGCCGGAAATTTTGATTTAGAATCTGTAGGTGCTACACTTGTTTATAATAGCTCAACAGTTGGATTGCCCGCAAGTATTGGCTGGGTAGATTTTGCTTTAACTACACCTTATTTTTGGAATGGAAGCGATAATTTAATGATACTCACTCGCTGGGTGCGTCAAGGAGCCGGAACAGCGGGAGTTAATTGGGCAGGTACTGCCGGATTTTCCCCTGCTGTAGTTTCCCATTCTTTTAGTGCAAGCGCAACTATGGGTTCTTTATACACTACAGCCAATCGAGCAAATATTCATTTCGATCTTACTCCACTAACTGTAAATGAACTAGATGCTTCTGAAAGCTTGCAAGTTTATCCGAATCCTGCCAAAGCTCAATTGAATGTAAGTATTAATGCGGCTGCTGTAAAAGCTACATTAAATATAATGAATGCATATGGCCAAGAAGTTTATACTGAAAACATGAATCAAAACAACAAACAAATTGACCTAAGTAATTTTGCTCCGGGGATTTATACTTTACAAGTCAAAACTGCAAATTCGGTGGCGATTAAGAAGTTTATTAAAACGGAATAG
- a CDS encoding glycosyl hydrolase codes for MKQLRLCFALLLSFNILAHAQPKPAANNTPKDPLNAEVFSALQFRSIGPAMTSGRVVDLAVNPKNHSEYYIAAASGGVWKTVNSGISYFPVFDKEASFSISCVVIDPNNSNVVWVGTGENNNQRVAGYGDGVYKSEDGGKSWKNMGLKTSEHIGRICIDPKNSNTVFVAAYGPLWSAGGERGIYKSTDGGKTWKNTLAISENTGCNEVAIDPKNSNILYATAHQRRRHEWTYISGGPESAVYKSVDGGETWNKLAGGIPEDDKGRIGLAVSPVNSDYVYIIIEGTEKSKGLYRSTDKGANWEKRGNFSTAGNYYQELICDPKNADKVYAMDFNIMVSNDGGKNFTPIGEKNKHVDNHAFWVDDENPNHLLSGCDGGVYESYDGAKLWQFKDNLPITQFYRVCTDNDYPFYNIYGGTQDNFSMGGPSRTISASGILNSDWFVTTGGDGFFSRVDPTDPNTVYSESQYGGLVRFDKKSGETVDIKPVEKEGEPAYRWNWDAPLFISNFSNTRLYFAANKLFRSDDRGNTWNAVSPDLTRQLDRNKLPVMGKVWSVDAIAKNASTSIYGNIISFSESPKNENSLYVGTDDGLIQASTDGGKTWTKMAVFAGVPERSPVSALLASQHAENTVYAAFNNHRNGDFKPYVLKSMDGGKTWLSISSNLPVRGSVYSIAEDHVNANLLFAGTEFGIYFSPDGGQKWIQLNGGLPTIAVRDIAIQKRENDLVLASFGRGFYVLDDYSMLRNVKKEELEKPAVIFPIKDALMYIEALPLGHKGKGFRGEALYAAANPPMGAVFTYHLAADFKSAKLKRKEREKEKIKKGENVYYPSLDSLRLEDREEEPVLIFTITDEENNVIRRLREPAKKGLHRLVWDMRFPAPEPVSFRTRDEDNLYDEPNIGHLVRPGKYFVSVSKIENNIVSQLAAPVPFNCVKLNNVSFPAPDPMALEYFYDKVSELARVVSAADSYKDELTSRIKYIKVALLESPKSPLELQGDIKKIENSLKDINIKLNGDASISKREFEVLPGINSRIGNIEYSLWRSSQAPTETNKQSYALAVKQFESIPAELKALDAGLKKIEQQLEKDGAPYTPGREIEWKR; via the coding sequence ATGAAACAGCTACGACTTTGTTTTGCCCTCCTTCTAAGTTTTAATATATTGGCACACGCACAGCCTAAACCTGCAGCAAACAATACACCCAAAGATCCCTTAAATGCGGAGGTGTTCAGCGCCCTTCAGTTTCGCAGTATAGGCCCTGCAATGACATCCGGCAGGGTAGTAGACTTAGCTGTGAATCCAAAGAACCACAGCGAATATTATATCGCAGCTGCATCCGGTGGAGTATGGAAAACGGTGAATTCAGGTATATCCTATTTCCCTGTGTTCGATAAAGAAGCATCCTTTTCGATTTCCTGTGTGGTAATCGATCCCAACAATAGCAATGTGGTATGGGTGGGCACCGGCGAAAACAATAACCAGCGAGTAGCCGGCTATGGCGATGGTGTGTACAAGTCGGAGGACGGCGGAAAAAGCTGGAAAAACATGGGCTTAAAAACATCCGAGCACATCGGAAGAATTTGCATCGACCCTAAAAATTCAAATACAGTATTTGTGGCAGCCTACGGACCGCTGTGGAGTGCGGGTGGCGAACGTGGCATTTACAAAAGTACCGATGGGGGTAAAACTTGGAAAAACACATTAGCAATTAGCGAAAATACCGGTTGCAATGAAGTAGCCATCGACCCAAAGAATTCAAACATTTTATACGCAACAGCACACCAACGCAGGCGCCACGAATGGACCTACATCAGCGGCGGGCCCGAATCAGCTGTATACAAAAGTGTGGACGGAGGCGAAACGTGGAACAAGCTGGCAGGCGGTATTCCTGAAGACGATAAGGGTAGAATTGGTTTAGCCGTTTCACCTGTGAATTCGGATTATGTGTACATTATAATCGAAGGTACTGAAAAATCAAAAGGGCTTTACCGCAGCACTGATAAAGGTGCTAATTGGGAGAAGCGTGGAAATTTTAGCACTGCTGGAAATTATTATCAAGAATTAATTTGCGATCCTAAAAATGCGGATAAAGTCTATGCCATGGATTTTAATATTATGGTATCAAATGATGGAGGTAAGAATTTTACTCCAATTGGTGAAAAAAATAAGCATGTCGACAATCACGCTTTTTGGGTGGATGATGAAAATCCGAATCACCTGCTTTCAGGCTGTGATGGCGGGGTGTATGAAAGTTATGATGGTGCAAAATTATGGCAATTCAAAGACAATTTGCCCATCACGCAATTTTACCGCGTGTGTACAGATAATGATTATCCTTTTTACAATATATATGGTGGAACGCAAGATAATTTTAGCATGGGTGGGCCGTCACGCACCATTAGCGCCAGTGGAATCTTAAATTCCGATTGGTTTGTTACTACAGGTGGTGACGGATTTTTTTCACGTGTGGATCCAACCGATCCCAACACAGTATATTCCGAATCGCAATATGGCGGCTTGGTGCGTTTTGATAAAAAAAGTGGTGAAACGGTAGATATAAAACCCGTTGAAAAGGAGGGAGAGCCTGCTTACCGCTGGAACTGGGATGCACCTTTATTTATTAGTAATTTCAGCAATACCCGCTTGTATTTTGCAGCCAATAAATTATTCCGCAGCGACGATCGAGGAAATACATGGAATGCTGTGAGCCCTGATTTGACAAGACAATTGGATAGAAATAAATTGCCGGTTATGGGCAAAGTATGGAGTGTAGATGCCATCGCAAAAAATGCATCTACTTCTATTTATGGCAATATAATTTCATTTAGCGAGTCGCCAAAAAATGAAAACAGTTTGTATGTGGGTACGGATGATGGTTTGATTCAAGCAAGCACAGACGGAGGAAAAACATGGACAAAAATGGCCGTCTTTGCAGGCGTTCCGGAGCGCAGCCCGGTGAGTGCTTTGCTGGCTTCACAACATGCCGAAAATACGGTGTATGCAGCTTTTAACAATCACCGCAACGGAGATTTTAAGCCTTATGTTTTAAAATCTATGGATGGCGGAAAAACATGGTTGAGTATTTCTTCCAACCTTCCTGTACGCGGTTCTGTATATAGTATTGCAGAAGACCATGTGAATGCGAATTTGCTTTTTGCAGGAACAGAATTTGGAATTTATTTTTCACCGGATGGTGGTCAAAAATGGATACAACTCAATGGAGGATTACCCACCATTGCAGTGCGCGATATTGCCATTCAGAAACGTGAAAACGATTTGGTACTTGCCTCATTTGGCAGAGGATTTTATGTGTTGGATGATTATTCGATGTTACGCAATGTGAAGAAGGAAGAGCTCGAAAAACCTGCTGTTATATTTCCGATTAAAGATGCATTAATGTACATTGAAGCATTGCCGCTTGGCCATAAGGGAAAGGGATTTAGAGGAGAGGCCTTATATGCAGCCGCTAATCCACCAATGGGAGCTGTATTTACCTATCACCTCGCGGCAGATTTTAAAAGTGCAAAACTAAAGCGCAAAGAGCGCGAGAAAGAGAAAATCAAAAAAGGAGAAAACGTTTATTACCCTTCACTCGACTCTCTACGTTTGGAAGATAGGGAAGAGGAACCGGTTTTGATTTTTACGATTACGGATGAAGAGAACAATGTGATCCGAAGACTGAGAGAGCCTGCGAAAAAGGGATTGCATCGTCTCGTTTGGGATATGCGCTTTCCGGCTCCTGAACCTGTAAGTTTTCGTACACGTGATGAAGATAATCTCTACGATGAGCCAAACATAGGTCACCTGGTGCGGCCGGGAAAATATTTCGTTTCCGTTTCTAAGATAGAAAATAACATTGTTTCTCAATTAGCAGCTCCTGTTCCCTTTAATTGCGTTAAGCTGAACAATGTCTCCTTTCCTGCACCGGATCCAATGGCCCTGGAATATTTTTACGACAAGGTATCAGAGTTGGCGCGTGTTGTGAGTGCAGCCGATTCTTACAAGGATGAATTGACGAGCAGAATAAAATACATTAAGGTAGCTTTGCTCGAATCTCCTAAAAGCCCACTGGAACTGCAGGGAGATATAAAGAAAATTGAAAATTCTTTGAAGGACATTAATATTAAATTGAATGGAGATGCCTCAATATCCAAAAGGGAATTTGAAGTATTACCCGGAATCAATTCCCGCATCGGAAACATTGAATACAGCCTTTGGCGTAGCTCTCAGGCGCCTACTGAAACCAATAAGCAATCGTATGCCTTGGCAGTGAAACAATTCGAAAGTATTCCTGCCGAATTGAAAGCACTGGATGCAGGACTCAAAAAAATAGAGCAGCAATTGGAAAAGGATGGAGCGCCTTATACTCCCGGAAGAGAGATAGAGTGGAAGCGATAA